Proteins encoded by one window of Pseudomonas tructae:
- a CDS encoding glycine zipper domain-containing protein — MMKYSSILLLSLGLLSGVASAGGTTEAGIGGALGGVLGSVVGQSIGGSTGSAIGAGLGGAAGSAVGADKRQRGEAAIGGALGAAGGNVVGRSMGGTTGSYIGAAAGGGAGGALGNYMGNKADEDERDDRRYRRGYDDRRHYDRGHHYGHRKHKKHWRHR; from the coding sequence TTGATGAAGTACTCCTCGATTCTGTTGTTGTCTCTCGGCCTGCTCAGCGGCGTTGCCTCGGCAGGTGGCACCACCGAAGCCGGTATTGGCGGCGCATTGGGTGGGGTACTGGGCTCGGTGGTCGGTCAGTCGATCGGCGGCAGCACCGGCTCTGCGATCGGTGCTGGCCTGGGCGGCGCAGCCGGCAGTGCGGTCGGCGCCGACAAGCGCCAGCGCGGTGAAGCGGCAATCGGAGGCGCCCTGGGTGCAGCGGGCGGCAACGTGGTCGGCCGCAGCATGGGTGGCACCACCGGCAGCTACATCGGTGCGGCAGCAGGTGGTGGTGCCGGCGGCGCGCTGGGTAACTACATGGGCAACAAGGCCGACGAAGACGAGCGCGATGACCGTCGCTATCGCCGTGGCTACGACGACCGTCGCCACTACGACCGTGGTCATCACTATGGCCACCGCAAGCACAAAAAGCACTGGCGTCACCGCTGA